A region from the Perca fluviatilis chromosome 16, GENO_Pfluv_1.0, whole genome shotgun sequence genome encodes:
- the zgc:163098 gene encoding U2 snRNP-associated SURP motif-containing protein — protein MADRKGKPVTPIKTLTKKEQEELKKKEEEKAAEVFEEFLASFESSKKSVVKTFVRGGIVNATKEEEAAEDTKSKLYRPATKFVPVSQHVSPVSSGESKKSTFKRKTEEKKKSNLELFKEELKLIQEEREERHKKKKNDSGGGGGFGDLDTPLSGRSSLYDDLTMPTTTNLYISCISPKMNEEILCKEFGKYGPLASVKIMWPRTDEERCRTSNRAFVAFMTRKDAERALASLDGKVIMGFEMKLGWGKPARIPPQPLYTPVGVRATPPPPSGLPFNAQPRDRFRNDFTKPLGMSKGELDKTLSEAVVKVVIPTERNLLFLIHRMIEFVVREGPVFEAVIMNKEKSNPDYKFLFDNKSQDHVYYRWKLFSILQGQSPTEWRTADFRMFRGGSMWRPPILNNYSQRGEDREEVEEDAPPEEELKKGQLRAEHRQRLETLLKELTPSREDIGNAMLFCLERADAAEEVVGHVTESFSLLQTPLQKKIARLYLVSDILYNSCAKVASASYYRKYFETKLTQIFGDLNAAHKNIQARLQAEQFKQKVMSCFRAWEDWAIYPEPYLIHLQNIFLGFAKAVEESTEIAEEVSCYLDGAPMDGAPIDRLPLHRAPVDDLDGCPLGWDPLDGVPVDDIDGVPLGVAIDDIDGMPLEESNVPLSRVPLSKWETTGDTRTFSQAKTESKWDMVVEHNSEDKVNVSVNSQDGVEDSDSDSSEDSGSSSKCDSADFQSSLGSFQMSESKRKRLRELEVKVMKIQDELESGRRPRKTGMSIQQQVEHYRNKLLQKEFKKDEEKNERLTSKSKDKSKDDRRDKDRSKRSEDGVRRRGWSRDPDDQTRKSRSISPLKTRSPKWSKRSRSPSPDRKAGKSRSRSPHRSHKKAKKSKH, from the exons ATGGCAGATAGAAAGGGAAAACCTGTCACTCCGATAAAAACACTCACAAAGAAAGAACAAGAGGAGCTCAAGAAAAAG GAGGAAGAAAAAGCAGCAGAGGTTTTTGAAGAATTCTTGGCGTCATTTGAAAGCAGCAAGAAAAGCGTAGTGAAAACCTTTGTCCGTGGGGGTATCGTGAATGCAACTAAAG AGGAGGAAGCCGCAGAGGACACCAAAAGTAAGCTGTATCGACCTGCTACAAAGTTTGTCCCTGTGTCCCAGCATGTCTCACCAGTATCATCTGGTGAAAGCAAAAAGTCT ACAtttaaaagaaagacagaagaaaagaagaagagtaATCTTGAACTCTTCAAAGAGGAACTTAAACT aaTACAAGAAGAGCGAGAAGAAAgacataaaaagaagaaaaatgactctggtggtggtggaggattTGGAGATCTGGACACACCATTATCAGGGCGATCAT CATTATATGATGACCTAACAATGCCAACCACCACTAACCTCTACATTAGCTGCATTAGCCCAAAG ATGAACGAGGAGATTCTCTGCAAAGAGTTTGGTAAGTATGGTCCCCTAGCCAGTGTGAAGATTATGTGGCCCCGAACAGACGAGGAGCGCTGCAGGACCTCCAACAGAGCCTTTGTGGCTTTCATGACACGGAAAGATGCGGAGAGAGCCTTGGCTTCACTTGATG GTAAAGTGATTATGGGGTTTGAAATGAAGCTGGGATGGGGTAAACCAGCTCGCATTCCACCTCAGCCTCTCTACACACCGGTGGGGGTGAGGGCCACACCGCCACCCCCATCGGGTCTGCCTTTCAATGCTCAGCCAAGGGATCGCTTCCGTAATGACTTCACCAAGCCGCTGGGCATGTCCAAAGGAGAGcttgacaag ACTCTGTCCGAAGCCGTAGTCAAAGTGGTTATCCCAACCGAAag GAATCTATTATTCCTCATTCACAGGATGATAGAGTTTGTGGTGCGTGAAGGCCCCGTGTTTGAAGCCGTAATTATGAACAAGGAGAAAAGCAATCCAGATTACAA GTTCCTTTTTGACAACAAAAGCCAAGATCATGTGTACTATCGCTGGAAACTGTTCTCCATCCTCCAG GGACAGTCCCCGACAGAGTGGAGGACCGCAGATTTTCGTATGTTCCGGGGAGGCTCCATGTGGAGACCCCCTATCCTAAACAACTACTCCCAGAGAGGTGAAGATAGggaagaggtggaggaggatgCTCCCCCTGAGGAAGAGTTGAAGAAAGGGCAGCTCAGAGCTGA GCACAGACAGAGGCTGGAGACATTGCTTAAAGAGCTCACGCCAAGCAGAGAAGATATCGGCAATGCCATGCTGTTCTGTCTTGAGCGAGCAGATGCAGCAGAGGAAGTAGTGGGACACGTCACTGAATCTTTTTCCTTGCTTCAGACGCCCCTTCAGAAGAAG ATTGCCAGATTGTACCTCGTGTCAGACATATTGTACAACTCGTGTGCCAAAGTAGCCAGTGCATCATATTATCGTAAATA TTTTGAAACAAAGCTAACACAGATATTTGGAGACCTTAATGCGGCGCATAAAAACATACAAGCCAGGCTGCAGGCCGAACAGTTTAAG caaaAGGTCATGAGTTGTTTTAGAGCATGGGAGGACTGGGCCATATACCCGGAGCCTTATCTAATCCACCTTCAAAACATCTTTCTGGGCTTCGCCAAAGCAGTGGAGGAATCGACAGAGATAGCAGAG GAAGTATCCTGCTATCTGGACGGTGCGCCAATGGACGGCGCACCCATTGATAGGTTACCTTTGCACAGAGCTCCTGTGGATGACCTCGATGGCTGCCCCTTAGGCTGGGACCCTCTAGATGGAGTCCCTGTTGACGACATAGACGGTGTTCCCTTAGGAGTTGCTATTGACGACATTGATGGAATGCCCT tgGAGGAGAGCAACGTTCCTCTCTCCAGAGTGCCTTTGTCTAAGTGGGAGACGACGGGTGATACTCGGACATTTTCTCAAG CCAAAACAGAGTCTAAGTGGGACATGGTGGTGGAGCATAACAGTGAAGACAAAGTGAATGTAAG TGTCAACTCGCAGGATGGAGTTGAAGACTCAGACAGCGACAGCAGTGAGGACTCCGGAAGTTCGTCCAAATGTGACAGTGCAGACTTCCAGAGTTCCCTCGGAAGTTTTCAGATGTCCGAGAGCAAAAGGAAAAGGTTGAGAGAGCTGGAG GTAAAGGTTATGAAGATTCAAGATGAGTTGGAATCTGGCAGGAGGCCGAGGAAGACTGGAATGAGCATACAACAACAAGTGGAGCACTACAGGAACAAACTGCTACAGAAG GAGTTtaaaaaagatgaagaaaagaaTGAGAGGTTGACATCAAAGTCTAAAGACAAGTCAAAGGATGACCGAAGGGACAAAGATAGGAGCAAAAGAAGTGAAGACGGGGTCAGAAGACGAGGATGGAGTAGAGATCCCGATGACCAGACCCGAAAATCGAGGAGCATCTCTCCTTTAAA GACAAGGTCTCCCAAATGGTCAAAGCGTTCCCGATCACCGTCTCCAGACCGGAAGGCAGGGAAGTCCAGGTCACGGTCGCCGCATCGCTCTCACAAGAAGGCAAAAAAGAGCAAACACTGA